The region CACCTGTCTTTCATCTAGTGGGAGACTGTCAATGACAGCAGGTTGATGGTATAGTAATTTAAACGTCAGCTGCCTACAAAATAAATAGAGATCTTTGGTCAATGTGAATTTGTCCAGAGTGTTCATCGGGCAAAAAGATAGACCACGTTCCAAAACGGAGGTCTCAACATCAGATAACACAGGACGAGAGGTTAATGATTTGTAGCCTACCTGTCTGTTGGAATGTGGTAAAGATTAACGTCTCCGATTTGATCTGGTGTTCCTCTTGTAATTAGGGGACCAATTCCTGTAAGTCCTGGTGTTCTTTCTTTTAGTAATGTCTATTTTTTTCGTAGACCCCTCCTGTAGCGCCTTCCCCGCCGCTTGGCtccgaagataaaaaaaaaaatcacttgacTGTAATTCATGTGATACAGAAACATCTCTGGTAGAAGAATTTTCGAGGACCATCGGCCTCTTATTGCCCTTATGGATCCATCTGTAAGCTCGACTATTTTTTAAATCCATTTGTTCTCGTTTCAATTTATGTTTTCTTTCACCATTTAGGTTTACACATCATCAGTGTCATTTTGTTTTGGGTATTACCCTATTATGGGTTATGATTGTATCTGTTTAGTTACATGTGTgacgtttttaaatgtttttaaaggtaccttcacacgaaacgactttgtaacgatatcgctagcgatccgtgacgttgcagcgtcctcgctagcgatatcgtttagtttgacacgcagcagcggtcaggatcctgctgtgatgtcgctggtcgctgaataaagtccagaactttatttggtcgtccgatcgccgtgtatcgttgtgtttgacagcaaaagcaacgataccagcgatgttttacactggtaactaaggtaaacatcgggtaaccaagcgcagggccgcgcttagtaacccgatgtttaccctggttaccagcgtaaaagtaaacaaaacaaacagtacatactcacctgcgcgtcccccagcgtctgcttcctgacacttactgagcgccggccctaaagtgaaagtgaaagcacagcggtgacgtcaccgctctgctgttagggccggagctcagtcagtgtcaggaagcggacggcaggggacgtgaaagtgagtatgtactgtttgttttttttacttttacgctggtaaccagggtaaacatcgggttactaagcgcggccctgcgcttagtaacccgatgtttaccctggttacccggggacctcggcatcgttggtcgctggagagcggtctgtgtgacagctctccagcgaccaaacagcgacgctgcagcgatcggcatcgttgtcgctatcgctgcagcgtcgcttcgtgtgaaggtaccttaactgtgtcGCTCTTATGTTTTTGTGCTCAATAAAATTTTGATTATTCTTGCATTGTGTGGTGATCACCCATTTAGTGGCCTCGGCCTTTTTTGTGTATGTATTGTGAGAACCTGGTCCCTGGGTTGATCCCCTTAACTATTGTCCTATGGTGCCCTCGACCCTTGACTGTTTCCAGTATCAGAAACCTATATAATATGGACATTTTGGTAATCGCGCACTGTAATATTGTAATACAGAGCACAGAGAGTCCCCGGGACCCGAACCTCAGACTTACATGTGACTCAGTTATGAATTGAAGACATAAGAAAAACATGTACCAGGTTTTCTagtgcaacagaattttttttgccGTCTTTTAGCTTATGAAAGAACCTACAGAACCAATATTGTTTGGAACCCGATTATGCCTGTAGCAATGAAACAATCGAAGATTTAGGAGTTTTCAGGGGATCAAATTTATTTAATTTTACTAACTTTTTATTTTAGTTTCGACTTAAGGGGAGTGTGATAGATATTTTTTATCTGTAAAATCAAAAAATTTGTGATATCGCTGCATCTGCAAAACTGGACAACATTGGTCAGAAGAACAGAACCTTCCCCTCTCACACACAATCCTGACTTTCTTCATCCCCCGCACCTTCATAAGGAAAAATAAACTATTTTGGGATCATACAATGTTTTGCTTATTCTTTATTGTATTCAGTAAAATCAGAGCAAAACAAATTCCAATACACAGAtccattgaaggaaaaataaaaatataatgatGATCTCTTGTTTAAAGGGGAGAGAAAAAAAATGGCGGAATTTCATTATTTTACCATATCCTCCCACTCGGATTGGCTTTTACGCATAGTTTCAGTATATTGTATGGTAAAATTATTGAGGTAATTCCAAACTACCTCTTGTCCTACAAAATATAAACCTTTGTACAATCCTAGTgctctctaaaaaaaataaaaaaaaaaaatgaaacccctCCAGGAAGGGATCTGGTGCTGATCATCAGAGAACATCTTGTTAATATCAGGGCATGAATACAATGGAGCGGCCATGGGGCGACTTCAGCTCATTCCCCCATGAGGGCTGGATGTTGTGACCGCTCACATAACAGCAACACATCCCAAGTGTTATGTTAATCTCTTCTAACATCACTTGTACAATTAGCACTAACTAATCCCCTTTACTTTCCATAATGATTTGCACACAATGTCGGCACCTGGGCTGTGTCTGAGGGTCTATGGCAGGTGGAGACCATCAGGTTATTTGATAGACAAGAACCCTACTTGTCAGGAGAATTGCAGACCTGAATGGTTTGAAAAAGTGACATAGTGAAATAAGTATGGAACATGTCACCACCAATTAtctaaggtgctattgacatgaaattctcatcagatgttGGTAACATCCCATCTAATACACACAGAGAGACAAAgacatcaaaccatagatgtccataaactaAAGGGTATATTCgggactgtgaaaaaaaaaaaatgtgcttaaGCACTAGCAAGCAGGTAGTCGTCATCTACCTACCTGTTGTGCCCAGCACCAGCGATTTAGATTTTATACGTCTGCAAAGATGTCAGTCTGCAGAGTGCACCATAAAAGTGCAACATAGAAATGTGGAGCTATGAATTAACCCAGAATGTAATATGATGTTGGAAGGAGGAAGACCGGACCGCGGGTATCTGTATCGAGCCATgtctggaactgttgaggctgcctctCTTGTTGCCTGGGGGAAGGAATGAGGAGCTGGACCGACCTCATGACTCAGGTAGGAAGGGAAGCTTAAAAAGAAAAGATAGCGCAGCCGCGGGCAGTTTTTTACGGGCAGGATTTTACGTTATAACATTTTTCAAATAAATGCTGTACAGAACAATCAGTATCACAAGAAGTATTGAGGTACAAGGGTCCTTCCATTCAAGTGTTAGGTAGCTCTACAGAACTATTGGTCCTGCCCAACACTAGGGGTAACGGTGTCCATCCGTTTTCTTATCCGATATTTAATGAATAGGATGGCTTCAAGAAATCCAGCGCACATCTGTATCACCGACACTTAGAGATAAATCATAGTGGTGCAATGTGCCAAAGGGTTTTAAAAAATGGATCCACTGTCACAGATTCAGGAAAAAAGCAGTTCAGGAGACGGCGCTGGCCTGATGTCAATAATGATGACGTGTGACCATGGcacacaaagaacaaaaagacagcgccacaatggatggtgaaaaaataggagctttttGTTCATTGTGGTCTTGATACTGGCCGGGAtgagctccctggttttggacgtgcgcccttgtgtccgctgagaccttcaatttatatatgaaagggtacggttttgactttcttttgttttgactctggTGTGACCATGGAAGACACCACTGAGAAGCGATAAAAATATAACCGGACTAGACGACATCCTAGGCACTATATACATAACAGATGTAAAGGTCTCTGTGGTTGGATGCATTGTATCAGTCTGGGGTCCAGTTGGTTTCATGCGTAGAAGAATATTTAGACCAGAGGACACCAAACATTTCTTGCTTTGAGGGAAAGACACATGCTATGCAAACACATCTTAGGAGCCCCCATGTGCCCTTTCAGGGTTCTAATTGCCCCAAGTTTCCTTCATTATTACTTTATAAGTACTTGTGTCTGAGTGCTACTTGCTAAATAACACTAAGGGTGCCACAATTAAAGCAATAATGCCCCCATGCATATCAAGTATGTGTCCTGTTGGCTCAACATCTTTTTTGGCAGGATCAATGGCTACATTTTCATTGGTGTTATTTTGGGCTACACAACTTTTTGATCTTTGTTTTGAAAGACAGGATGCACATTTTTGGAGTGATTACTTGACATAAAAGAATATATAGTGTCTTGTTATGTACAACATGTAGATTACTTTAATCTAGAGAGTATTGCTGGATTTAGGCCGCTTTCACACACGATATTTGCATAACAAATGACACTAAAGTAAACCAAATAGATTAAGTCAACAAATGGTAGATACTGGAAAAATCCAGCATGGCCTCCACCCAGACATTCTTTATACCTGAGCTATTCCTGAACTTATTAGTGAGCTCCTCATTTCCATATGACTAGAGGGGCACTCACACCATTGTCCTTGTAAAGGGGTGGAAACTCAATCTCATGGCCATGGTGTCCATAAAAGACTGTTGGATCCTTGCAGTCATTTGTGAGGTTGATCTTTACTACAAGGTCTTCTTTGCACTCAACTCAACTCAACTCCTAGAGAAGCGACGTCACTAATTGTTTCAACATTTCACAAGAGCTACAATCTCACAAAGGTTCAGGTGGGTTTTCTCGAGTAGATTCTGACCCATCATAAGCTAGGATGGAAGCAGTTCATGCATTTGAGTTCACCCACACTAGTGAGAAGGATTACGAATTGTTGAAGACACTGGGCAGCGGAACCTACGGCAAAGTGGTCATGGCTACCGAGAAGAAGACAGGTAAAGTCAAATATTACAAGTGTGGATTAGTCATAAATTGATTATACCATAAAATGTTTCTATGATATATTGATTTATTGCCTTCAGATTGTTTAATAGTTACATTTTTCATAAAAACTAGAATTTTGTAGAAATTTCAAATCCCACATACACTTGAGAACCTTTCAACCCCTTAAGGATGGGGGCTTTAGGAGAGTCTTCTGGTTTCTCTTTCACAGTCATTCCAGAATCCAtagtatttttaaacattttatatgAGTTCTGGGATATTTATGGTTGAGTTGTATTGGTCTTAGGCACTTTGGAGTTTACACAACTATCcaactttttgcaaaaaaaaaaaatagccttcatACAGATTGATCATTTATGAAAATGGAGCTgtatgaggttttttttgttttatttttaatgacaAGATTTAGTTTTCAGCTGTGCCATTTTCTGGTAAATACAACATTTTGGTTACTTGTTTCTTTTGTACATTTTATCTTAAAGAAATCCTATATCACATTTTTAAACACTTGATATGTCACTAAATAGTGAAGAGTGCAAAaacaaattattgcatttttgtgaGTGTAGCAAAACAAAATACTATACAAAAAAAGACAATTCCCAATCAACCTGCAGAATATCTTTCCTTGTTGGAAGGGAAGTTATCAACttttcaggacaaattgtagtttCTACTGGTGACATTTTTGGGGGCATACAAAATCCAGGAATTATATTTTTGATTTGTTTTATTTATGGTTTCACTTTATCCCATACTTTGCATGATCTTATGAAAAAATGATGTAACTTTTACATCACTGCAGCTATCCGTGGTCGTACCGCAAAGCTTCCAATAACAACAATACTAGAACAGATATCAACATTGTATATAAATCAAAAGTACCAAGGCCCACTGTCTAGATAAGCCTATTGCATTATGGACACGCCATCACAATGATTGAACACCAAAAAAAACAAGGAGTAACTATTCTTTGAATAAACTTtgtggtacatttaaaaaaaaaaataaatatatagacaaAAATACAAATACATTACATATAAGGCAAACAATAAATGAATGGTTTAGTGAGAACAGGACGACTAGCTCATCCCGCAAGAGCGTATAGCAGACATGGGAGTTGGACCATGGACAAATACCATTACTACACAAAGTGCAAATATTAttcataaagtgccagtgctttAGTGTTTTAAAGAACACCCAATATATGGAGAGTTATTACTAGTAAACAGGTAAAGCATCATATACAGTCAAATTATATATAGTCCAACACAGCAGACCTATGCATACATGGGGATTACAGATCACCTAATCCAAGCCCTTACCCATGTTGTCCTACTAAGCCGCCCGAAGAAGCCAATGCAAAAACGTGCACTGGGGCTGTGGACTACCTGATCCAAGTAGGACAACATGGGTAAGGCCATGGATTAGGTGATATGTAATCCCCATGTATGCATAGGTCTGCTATCTGGAACTATTGTCTTTCCCAGTATACTTCAACTGAATTAATTTGACTGTATATGATGCTTTTCCTGTTTACTAGCAATACCTCTAAATATATTAGGTGTTTTGAAACGCTaaagcactggcactttatgaaTAGGATTTGCACTTTGTGTAGTAATAATTGTATTTGTCCATGGTCAAAAAAAAATCTGTCAGCCCATGTGCCTCTGTTACAACTAACAGCTGTATATGAGGGGTTAATCTGCTAGTACTGGTGTTTTCACCCATCCTAGCCATAACAGCGGGAGCAGGACTGTGCATCAGTCATATGGTGCAACTTCTGTACCAGGGCTATCAGCACCACGGATACATCAATCATGGAGCAATAAGTGACCGGAGATCTTGACAGCTATAAACATCATAaggcattaaggggttaaagaccaatATTTAGAGTAAGGCCCACTTTCTACAAAGAATTTGTTTTGATGTATCCAATTTTTTCTCATTTCATTAAGGAAACAAGGTGGCCCTTAAATTGATGAAGAAGAGACGGACAAAGCATGAAAACTTTCTCCGTGAGCTGTGTTTGTCCATCCACCTGTCAGGAAACGAAGGGATCATCTTTACTCACCCCATCTACGTGGACTCGGATGACTTCTACGTCCTGACCCAGGATTTGGCCCCTGCAGGAACTCTTCACTCGCTAATAGAACCCGGTGTAAGTATTTCAGAATCACTAAATGTTTTTGCATATTTAACTATGTAAaattgtggccatatttttttgaagATGCTCTAAAGAATTGCAGTCAGGAACAAGGTTTTAGTTTAGTTTCACTTATCTCTACGCCAAGAAAGGGGTTCTCCAACATGTGACTTAATAGTTCTAGCTAAAAACCTTACTTGCCCCTTCTTGCCATATTAGTGGTTTTGTATAGATTAGAATGTCAGAGATTGGAAATTACTATCCTAGATTACAGGACCAGTAGGGTTTTCCTTCATGTCACCACCAGTTATGCACTACTGATGTTTTTTGTGCAATAGGATACTGACCAGTTGCCATCTTCTGCTATTCCCAGTGCCAACCTGATCCTTTTGTGCATCATGTGACCAAGGTTGTGACTTCCTGGTTCGCTCCAGCGTTTGCTGGAAGAATCagaagtcacttctcaatgtaagtctaggaGATTATAAATGAGGCTCCCAGATTTGTGTCAAGAGAGTTAGCGATCATTAGCCGTGACTTCTACCAGTGAGAGCTAAAGGGAACTGAAGAGGAGAGGGGCCAGAGCAGAACTGGAAACAGTAGAATATGGCAAAACATATGTTCCCTGTGTGTAGTACAATACTTATGTTACCAATATCTATGTGATGTTGAGctaaaaaggaaaaagaaaggGTCCAGAGCAGTGTCTCCACATTTTCTAGTAAAGTGATCATGTATATAATGGTTTCCTCTACTTTTCCAGGTTGGAATTCCAGAAGTGAAGGTGAAGCGTTGTGCGCTACAGTTGGCCAGAGCGCTAGAATACATGCACGATCAAAGGCTAGTACATAGAGACGTAAAACCAGACAATGTTTTATTAATGGACCAAGATTGCTTCCATGTTAAGCTGAGTGATTTTGGCCTGACACAAACAATCGGTTCTCTGGTGCCCTCTATGTCATTTATCATTCCTTTCATGTCCCCGGAGCTCTGTCAATTGCGACGCCATGATGCACTAGTTTTGAGGCCCAGCATTGACACATGGGCTTTTGGTGTACTTCTTTTCATCGCGTTTACTGGATATATTCCATGGGAAAGAGCAGTAGAATACGATCCTCTGTTCCAACAATTTATCTACTGGCAGCGTTTTGAAAACTACACTGCACCTCCAGGACACTGGACCAAGTTTTCCGTCTATGCTCATGAATTTTTTCATTGCCTGCTCTCTGAAGACCCCACCAGCAGGAGTTCAGTGAACATAGTTATGAACTCTCTTGACTTTCCATGGGGTGAAGACCATGTGTCTGATCAATCCCATGACATTGTTGTAGACAATGTGGACATGGAACATTTGGAGACAGAAATCATCATCATTGAAGGAGAAGATGAGTATATTGTGGTGGAGAACCGAGGAGACATAGAGTGCATCATTATAGGCGATGCCTCAGAGGAAGCCATATCTCGGTCCAGTGATGCACTGCTGATTATGTCTGACAACGCCAACCTCGATTTGGGTTCTGAAGTTGAAATCctttagagcaaagtactgcagtgcgcaggtgctgggcctctctgacctttctcggcgcctgcgcactgcagtactttgctctgccctcaacaggacagacaaagtacacctgagcCAGAGTCGCGGCAGGAAGAGGATGGGATTGTATGAAGCTaggacccggaccgtgacgcccatcagacccagaccgcagtgggactgcccctgggtgagtataatataacctgtttttttacctttcaggttacatcgggggcttatttacagcattacagaatgctctacATAAGCCTCTAATGGCGTTGGCCTTagatcatatacgatttttggggtgacagattccctttaagtacaaaTGCCATTATGCTGTTTTACCaaaggtgtaaatatgcatttcccTTTATTTTATAAAGTCCATAGATGAGAGACGTGGGCAGGTTTTAGTATCTGCTAGCCATGCACAGAAACTGAATTTCAAGGAGAAGTCTTTATATGAACCTAAACCCAATAATGCAAATGGCTTTCACCCTTTATTTTATTTGGATCTAAATGAAAATACGTGTAGATAATCTCTCAGCCCGAACCAAAGATTTTGACCCATATTGCAGCATTTAACCTCTTGGATCAGAACCCAACTAACCTGGGTCGTACTTTTGGTGAACTGGATAAGACCACTAATGTATTACATTTTTATAGTCTTTGCTTATAATGGCTTTACTGTCCTCTCGCTATATGGTCACACAATCAATCTTTCTAGTAACACTTTACTGGGctgacattttttatatatttaatttcATATTATCCTATAACCAACTGGAAGTATCCTACATTTTTCTATGAAGTAATATTGAGTTTCTCTTTTGTCTTTGCATCAGGATCACCGGTTTCCAGGCGGCTTTCCCCAAGTTCCTTTACCTGTCTGACATTGGATGGATGAACACTGTGAAGGACATGGAGCCGGACACTTGCATTCCCTAAAAACTACTGAACAATGTATTATGGACACTACCCCTTATTTATTTCCCTCTTTATAGTGTTGTAGTGATTTTAAATGATTGTGTATAAGGCCCTTCTTTAAACGATGTTATAACAACTTCAAGATGAAGTATCCGGATATTATGTGGACTTACGGATGGGCTATGTAGGAGTAGTATTTTGAGGGGTATGGGCATTATGTGCACTATGGAAATACAATATTAGTGTTGCTGTTTAAAAATGGATAGTTTATGAGGATTTGTTGCGGACAATTAATATTGAATATGCACTTTATTAGAGGCACTTTATCTGgattaaattttatatttattcTGCACCAGTCACTTTGTAATTCATTCAATGGCACTTTGATCGACACAGTCTTTCACTCTGGCAATGCACTGCCACTGTATTGATTATTTTAAAGTAATGTTTATTACAATTTCAATATTCACCTTATTAGTTATCTTATATTATGGCGCTATcactcctgaacctaacacaattaGATTATTCTTAATAGCACGCCGCACTTTCGAGGCAACTATGTTAAGCTCCTGTTATTTAGCGTCTATCACTAAGAGGTTAGCTCTATTTTCACTACGGTCTTTCGTTAGCAGCGTTTACTGTCCCAATGTCGGTACGTATGTGTTTTCACTTTCGGATACCGTTCCCGTGCAGTGCTTCCATGGCTGTGCGCATGCGCCACTCCCCCGTCCTGTTCACTTTCGGATGCGCTCTGAATTGGACCGCTGTGTACCAGCATGTGTTCCATTGAGCGCAGGTCCGGAAGTGACGTTTACTCCAGGAAGTGGGGAAGAGAGGTGCAAGCGCCGACATAGCCGGGTAATATCCTGCAACACTTGCGATCACGTCCCTGGCATTACATCCTATTGGCGCTTTTTGACGATAAAAACTCCACATTTACCCGCCCCAGACAcgccccggaagaagctggttgcgaaacgcgcgttggggtgaggtgggacgctgggtCAACTGCAGGTAGATATTGCTATGGTCTCTGGTTTATTATGTTTGTACTGATTATACTATGTGCATGCTTAGGCAGCTTCTGTGACACCAGATTAATATATGATTTTGTACGTACTACCATGCAACATATGCTTTTAGTAATATATACTACTTGGCCTCCCATTTCATGTTAaggtgcttgtgcactatggcaCTGGATAGGATTTTGTTCCGTAATAAAGCTTTATTTTAATTGTATTCTGGATCTCTTTGTTTCGGCTGTCTGTTAGGTTAGACCGAAGGtagtgattaccgtatatactcgagtataagccgacccgattataagccgatccccctaattttgccacaaaaaactgggaaaacttaatgactcgagtataagcctagggtggaaaatgcagcagctaccggtaaatttcaagagtaaaaataaataaaagctccaagatgctccatacagacacttgccccttatagtgctgcacaaacgttatggccccatagatgctccatacaggcacttgccccatatgctgtggctgcgataaaaaaaaaaataaatcacatactcacctctccatcgctcaggcccccggcacttttaatatttacctgctcctctttcctgtgtggctccgcactgacgttcaggcagacggcgcgcactgaccatgtcaccacgccctctgacctgagcgtcacagccagaggaagcCGAAGACGGAGCCACACCGGAACGGAGGAGAGTTGActcgcgcagtgctccccctccccgtatacttacctgctcccggcgcggtccctgcacgtccctgcttccagcgctgcatcttcttcctgtagtgagcggtcacatgggaggtggagctgcatattcattaccgtaatgtgcggtaccatatgaccgctcagtacaggaagaagatgcagcgctggaagcagggacatccagggaccgtgccgggagcaggtaagtataattacacagccccccgctccccctcccctgcagacccctgggtttgactcaagtataagccaagagggggactatcagcccaaaaaaatgggctgaaaatctcggcttatactcgagtatatacgatatatattTTTCTATCAAGTAATATAGAGTTTATCTTTTGTCTTTGCATCAGAATCATTGGTTTCCAGGTGGCTTTCCAATCCAAGTAGATGGAAGACATTATATCAGTCATTAAAAAGATGGGCAAAGAGGATGCCTGGGGTCATGTACTACTTGTACAAATCAAAAGGTATGTGAACACGGTCAGAGAAAGCTCC is a window of Ranitomeya variabilis isolate aRanVar5 chromosome 2, aRanVar5.hap1, whole genome shotgun sequence DNA encoding:
- the LOC143804056 gene encoding serine/threonine-protein kinase SBK1-like, which codes for MEAVHAFEFTHTSEKDYELLKTLGSGTYGKVVMATEKKTGNKVALKLMKKRRTKHENFLRELCLSIHLSGNEGIIFTHPIYVDSDDFYVLTQDLAPAGTLHSLIEPGVGIPEVKVKRCALQLARALEYMHDQRLVHRDVKPDNVLLMDQDCFHVKLSDFGLTQTIGSLVPSMSFIIPFMSPELCQLRRHDALVLRPSIDTWAFGVLLFIAFTGYIPWERAVEYDPLFQQFIYWQRFENYTAPPGHWTKFSVYAHEFFHCLLSEDPTSRSSVNIVMNSLDFPWGEDHVSDQSHDIVVDNVDMEHLETEIIIIEGEDEYIVVENRGDIECIIIGDASEEAISRSSDALLIMSDNANLDLGSEVEIL